One Ethanoligenens harbinense YUAN-3 genomic window carries:
- a CDS encoding RluA family pseudouridine synthase, producing MKAFTVGPNDAGLRVDKFVAKVAPRLPQALLYKYIRLKRIKVGGGRAAISQRLAVGDRVELYLNDEFFEEKAATFFDAPTEVDILYEDENILIADKKPGLVVHEDESGSADTLIGRIQHLLYDRGEYDPERENAFAPALCNRIDRNTGGIVLAAKNAPALRVLNEKIKARELRKQYLCVVHGRMERRNDTITTWQVKDETEKKVRVYDRPVPGGLTAVTRYRVLDEQDTLSLLEVDLVTGRTHQIRATFAHIGHPLLGDGKYGDNARNRPYGVRYQALYAYRVTFAFAADAGPLDYLKGRTVETGDIWFAQRTRGAQPSFRLWMDALKPGRAKL from the coding sequence GTGAAAGCATTCACCGTCGGGCCAAACGACGCCGGGCTGCGGGTGGACAAGTTCGTCGCTAAAGTCGCGCCACGCCTGCCGCAGGCCCTGCTTTACAAATATATCCGGCTCAAGCGCATCAAAGTGGGCGGCGGACGCGCCGCGATCTCCCAGCGCCTCGCCGTGGGCGACCGTGTGGAGCTGTATCTCAACGATGAGTTTTTCGAGGAAAAAGCGGCCACGTTTTTCGATGCGCCCACCGAAGTGGATATTTTATATGAGGACGAAAACATTCTGATAGCCGACAAAAAACCGGGACTGGTCGTGCATGAGGATGAATCCGGTTCGGCGGACACGCTCATCGGCCGCATCCAGCACCTGCTGTACGACCGCGGCGAATACGACCCGGAGCGGGAAAACGCGTTTGCCCCCGCGCTCTGCAACCGTATTGACCGCAACACCGGCGGCATCGTGCTGGCGGCCAAAAATGCGCCCGCTCTGCGCGTGCTCAACGAAAAAATCAAGGCGCGCGAGCTCCGCAAGCAATACCTCTGTGTGGTACACGGGCGCATGGAGCGCAGAAACGACACGATCACGACCTGGCAGGTAAAGGACGAGACGGAAAAGAAAGTGCGTGTCTATGACCGGCCCGTGCCGGGCGGCCTGACGGCTGTGACCCGCTACCGCGTGCTGGACGAGCAGGACACGCTCTCCCTTCTGGAAGTGGATCTCGTAACCGGACGCACCCACCAGATTCGCGCGACGTTCGCGCATATCGGCCACCCGCTGCTGGGCGACGGCAAATATGGCGACAACGCGCGTAACCGCCCTTACGGCGTGCGGTATCAGGCGCTGTACGCCTACCGCGTCACGTTTGCTTTTGCCGCGGATGCCGGCCCGCTGGACTATCTGAAAGGCAGGACCGTCGAGACCGGGGATATCTGGTTTGCGCAGCGCACCCGTGGGGCGCAGCCCTCCTTCCGTCTCTGGATGGACGCGCTGAAGCCCGGCCGCGCCAAGCTCTGA